Part of the Vibrio sp. SS-MA-C1-2 genome, TGCATAGATCCCCGCTGGAACATAGTTAGGGTCAGCAACCACTAATCGGCTACCATTTAACCCTGCTAGCCATTGTTCACTTTCAGATAATTTAAATGGGGAAACAGAATGATGAATACCTGAAATCACGGCTAAACTATTTTTAACCAAAACTTTTCGACTATTTGCATCAACGGCTTTTTGATCAATAACGTAATCCATCCAACGATCATTAGCTGAAATAAAAATGTCTGCAGGTGCGCCTTGGCTAACTTGACGAGCCAGAGACGACGAACCCGCATACGAAACAATCACATCATCACTAGAAATCGCTTTATATTGTTCAACGACTTTATTCACGGCATCAGTCATTGAAGAGGCTGCAAAAACCGTCACTCTTTCTTGAGCGAATATTTGATGACTTAATGTCAGTGAAATAAGTGCAACTCCGACGACCTTTAATTTGCCTATTAATGACATATATAACCTGCTTATTATTACGCTTTAATGGATTCTACTCTAAAAATAGAATGAGGTGTTACTCGATAACAGTGACCATGGTAAAGAATTTGAAAAAAGAGACAAAAAAAAGGATTCTCATACAAATGAGAATCCTTTTTCATCATCACTCAATCTATTCAAATTTCCCATATTGAAAGGAACGAGAACAAATCAGATTAAGTTAACTTATTCGATTTCAGCGATCTACTGTTGATTTTGCTGTTTTGTCGCATAAAAGTGAGCAAAATACTGTTCTAATATTTCTGGAGTCAATTTACCTTGCTCTTCCAATGCTTTTAACTCAGCAGCAATTTTTTTCTGCTCTTCTAGGGATGGCAATGGAATCTCAGGCTCATCACCAGCATCTTGGATTAGCTGTTCAAGATCATTTTGCATAATGTTTTCCTACATTTTCTATTGGATCTAATAAATATTAAACCGTATTAATAATTAAATTATAACTGATCCATAGTCAAAGAGAAATCATCGAGATCAATAGATGAAAATTTAGCAAACTGTTTTATGAATTTGATAATGTTCTTTTCTACCATTATAAGCATTGACTAACACATCAATATCTTCTTGGACAAATGGACGCAGTCCACCTAAGATCATATGCTTACACCCCGTACCAATAACTTCGCCTTCAGATTTAAAGACAAACCCTAAAGTAACATTGCCACGCTTACCTTCAATATCTAAGCGAGTCTCTGCTAATTCAATCGTCGGTTCTGAGAAATCAAGTGTCGTAAAATGAATAGACATATCTTCATACATCACTAACGGACGAGACGGATTAATCATCATTCCTTTGTCTTTCATCAGTGGCATTAAAATATGCGGAAAATTTTCACCTGAAAAGCGTACATAATTTTTAATTAAATGAGCCACCATACCTTGATCTGTCGAGCATTCGCCCTGACGCTCAACCTTTAAGTAGGCTTTTTCTTGCTGATCGATAAATTGGAAGTTTTCATCATCTAAGTGATGAGGTGATAATTCAGTCGTATCATTGACCACAGCCGCAAATCGAAACGTCATCGATTGACTGACACCAATTTGGCTCAACGTTAACCCAAAAAGAAGATCACCCGGAACACAAAAGCGGGTCGCATCTTCATCGTGAATGGGATTAAAATCATTAGCGATCGCTTTTGCAAAGTGGCTAGCTTGTGGACGAGTAATCGACCATTGCCCGTCTTTTTCGTTAACATATTCAGAGATAAACATAAGGATTGATTCACACAGTTTTAATAATTACTGCCAGTCTACACTAAAACAGTGATTTCAATGGTCTAGCCAGATAAAACAACCAGTAGAGAAAACTGAAATCATCGCGATAAAAGGTGTGATCCCCTTCATGAATTTTCATTCCATTAACTTTAATTTAACGATCTATTTAACACTTACTAATATTATGGTTTTTATTCTCAATTATTATTTGATAACTTGAAAATAGAATAAACATCAGCAAAAAAGAAGACAAAAAATGCAGCCGTTAATAGGAAATATAAAAAGTCCATTAGCAAAAAAATGTGTCATATTTGACTGCAACGGGACACTTAACAACAGCGAGTTTCTTTGCAATCAGTCACTTATCAATGTATTTAATCGTCACTTTAATTGCAATCTGACTATCGAAGAGTGCATGGAACAATACAATGGTGGTAACGTTGTTGATGTCATTTTCGAGCTTATGCATTTTACTGGCGTTTCAGCCCCATTAGAATATGTAGAAGCCTTATATCGACAAGAGCGAGAAATTCAATTTCAACAACACCTAAAACCCACCAAAGGAATCATCTCTCTGCTTACTCGATTAAAAGAGCAAGGGATTGAGATGTGTGTTATCGCCAAGTGTGACAGTAAGAATATGCTAGAAAATTTAACACTCTTAGGCTTATCCTCTTTTTTTAAAAATAGCCTATTTTCTGGTGATGATTTTAATAGTTATAAACCTGAACCTGACATTATTCATTATGCCGCCCTTAATATGGGGTATTCATTAGATGAATGTATCTTTATTGATGATTCACTATTAGGGGTTCAAACCGGAGTAAATGCACAGGTTACAACCGTTCATTTCCATTCTAACCCCGCATTTAAAAAATTCGATAATCCAGAGGTTATTGAGATAGAGGAAATTGAACATTTAAGCCAGTTACTTATTTAAGCTTAAAAGTTTAACTATTTTAGAATTAATTAATGGCTGGTTAATAGTGAAGAACTTAACGGCAAACTACTTTTATTCAAAATAGACTCATTTTGTAACCTTGCTACAAACCAGTCAGTCAAATAAGAGATATCTTCTCTATTACTTAGTCTTAAGGTTAAGAGTTCTGTTACTGTCGGTAATAAATTAGAGTCAATAATGTCCACTTTTTGATGATCTATCAGAGAATCAACTAATGAAGAGTGGATACAAGCAATCCCTTTACTTTTACTACATAATTCAACAATTAACTTATTATCTTCTAACTGCCAAACAGGCATTACATTCATTAAATTAGATAAAATATGTTGACGCTGTTGAGGATTTAACAACAGTCGAAAATAGCTCAAATCAAAAATAGACCTTGCTTGTTCAATATGTGGCGTTAACTCTTTTGCGGCAATCCAAACATATTTAGATAACTCTAAAGTATATGATTGACAATCTAATGTTTCAAATTGGTCATTGAAACTGATAATAATATCCAGTGTTCCGTCACTCAACAGTTGTTCTAATTCTTGACTTTCACGACACACAACATTTAATTCAATTGATGAAAATAAATTTTCAAAATCTAAAAAGACGGATAATAACTCATCACCAAAGGCAATAGGATCGACACCAATAGATAAAATCGGTTTTTTATTTTCAGCTAGAACTTGTACTTGTTCTTTAAATTGAACCGCTTGATTTTGTAGTAGCCGAGCTTTTTTTAGTAATAAATTACCATTAGCTGTCAATTTAATACTACGACCTTGACGAAGAAAAAGAGTAAATCCTAAATCTATCTCTAAATTTTGAATCGTTTGACTGACATTACTTTGACTGCGCTTTAATTTTTTTGCTGCCAAACTAAAAGAGCCGTTATCTGCTACAGAAATAAACGCATCAATAGCATCAATTTGAATTTTCATTGTGCTAATCCTTAGCAAAAAACATATGAAAATAGTTTATACCATAATTCCAACATGAAAAAAAACCCTATAAAATCATATTTTTATACATTCATATGACAAATAGGGTTATTAAGCGTGTTATTGCACCAATTTAACAAAATTTCGGCACTAATTTAATATAAGCAAATCAAATCGTCGTTAAGTATTCATTAAATAGTAACAAAAGCATATTACTCAATAGTGATCTCGACTCGTCGATTTTTTTCTCTACCCACTTCCGTTTCATTACTTTCAACAGGAGTCGCTTCTCCTTGAGTTTGAATCGCCAATTTATCCACTGCAATTCCATTTTGGTTCAAATTATCTGCCGTTTTAGTGGCACGATCCAAACCTAACTCTAAGTTATATTTCTCACTGCCGATACTATCAGTATGTCCTTCTAAAATAACGGTACCATTTTTATCTTTAATTCGTTGTGCAACCTCTGCCAAAATTTGTTTTGAAGCAGAGGTTAATGTTGCTTGATCAAAATTAAAATAGACCCGAGCAATCGGCCCCGTATTAACGACTTCAATCACTTTCTCTTCTTTTAAAAACTCAAAACAGTCATCACCCAAGCTTATTGAAGTTTTCTGTAATGAATTAAGATAATTTGGATCAGTTACTTGTTCAACAATTTGTAATTTCCCATTTCGATGCAGTGCCGTTGCATAAACTTCATCGACATAGCTCACTTGTTCGATAACCATATTATTGGTCGCACAAAGTTGATCTATTTTCTCATTAATATCTGTCGAATTTGCCAATGCGATATTTGAATAATTCGCCAAGATTAACATTAGAGCTAACGATTTACTTTTCATTTATATTCCTAATCGGCTCAATTAGCCTAATGTTTGATCATAAAGGCGACTAATTCCATTAGTTGCAGAACCTTTACGGATCTGTTCTTCTATTTTATAAATTAGATCTTCACTATTTTCTACATCGATAACATCGTCGGCACAATCTTTAAATGATGTTTGTCCTTCTGCATTAAAATCAATCCCTAACACTCCAATATAAAGCGGGTTTTTATGATCTTGAAACTCTTCGCGGATCTTGTCACAGAGTCCTTTATCAACCAACTCTTGAAAGGTTCGCTTTAAAGGGTCTTCTTGCCCATCACTTAAAATCAATAACATTTGTGAACGCTCATGATAAGCTTCTAATTGATCTTCATACATGCCGTCATTATTATTTTGTGGCTTACCCGCAAGTAGTATTTGAGCGCCTCGAATCACACCTTGATATACAGCAGTTCCACCGTTAGCATCCATATCATCTATATCTGGAATTTTTCGCTCTAAAGGTAACGTATTAAAGTTGGTTTTACACATTCCAGAATTAAATATGCCATTATAATTCTTTTCAATTTGGATATTTTTTGAATTAACTGGATTAATATCATTCCACTGATTAACGGTTTTAGCAAAATCAATCTGCTCATACATATCAGGATAACGACTATTTGTATCACTAGATCTATAGATAATATCTTCGATCGCTTTTGCTTCACGACGAGTACGTTGATCATTTTGTCCACTAATATCAGGACAATGATCTTTATTATCTGCGCAATCATTTAATTTATCTTCAGAATATCCTGACCATTCATACCAATTTAAATCATCATAATCATAATAGTTATCACCGACTTTTTCCGGTAAGTACTTCAACTGAGTCACACAATAATCAACATTATTCACCTTATCTTGAGTACGCATATTATAAGGCACGACACCAATTCGATGAGCATATCCTTTCTCATCACTATGACTAGAGAGTAAATTGGTGGATATAATATTTACCTGCTCTTTTAATACTGAAAGTTTCGTACGTTCTGAACCGCTCCATCTATAATCCATCGATCCAGAAAAATCGGTGATAAAGACTAAATCTAAGTCTGACGGTAGCTGATAGGTTTTTGCCATCGCACTGTTAGCGACATCACTCCCTGATGATTCTGCCGTCTTGTCGCCCATCCAGCTCTCAAAATGCGCTGTCGCATCAACTTGATATTTGACAAAATATGCATCATCATCTTCAATCTGCTCTTTACCTTCAGTACGCGTGACATCAAGATTTTTTAGCTCTTCCATATTGTCGATATATTGCTCAATATATAAACGGGCTAAATGATGGGAGTAATCTTCACTACGAGAATCAATCTCTTCTCTGTTTGCCATTGAAACCGCTAGGGTTGCAGATTCAGCAGCATCGGCCATTCGATTCTGTTTTTGAATAAGGCGAGTACTTTCAAGTGAAAGGTGAACCGCTCCCATCATGGGCAGCATTAATAGTGCGGTAATAATGGCCGCAACCCCTTTCTGCTTGGTTCCAAACGATTGCGATAAATTACGCTTCATTACAGGAAAATGTCTGCTTTCTTGAACCAATTTTTTATCACTCATATTACCTCCCTGGTACCACTGAGCTGGCTTGTAAATGACGATAAGATGTATGATCACTAAAGTAACCGTCCACCTTCAAACAAACGGTTACTTGATAAATAGGAAACTGTAACCCATCATCTCGCTCTGGCATCAACCCTGATAACGACTCTATATTTTTATTACCGCGGCATTGACTCTCACTATCAAAATTCTGAGCAAAGTGTTGGGATGATTCCTCCCCCTCTCCTAATGGAATTAACGCTTCAACATACAAGCCATAACCATCACGTTTCACTGGCGCTTGTAGATTTAACATCTCTGCAGCTATCTCATTGAGTTGCTCAAAATCTTCCTGACTCACAACCTGACGTCCTTCATAAAAACGAGCACGTTCTTTTAAAGTCGATGCTAACGAATAGCTAACACGTTCTACTTGGGTTTTGGTTAATACTTGCGTTGAAAGGTCTGAAACAAACAAAATAACCGTCGTTAAAATCCCCATAATAAAAGCCAATTCAACAGCAAAGGCGCCTTTTTGCTTAGCTCTCATCTTCATCAGACCACCCCTCATGCTCTTGCACAGACAACACTTTGCGTACTATTTTGCTATCGGTAAATCCTGTACTGATATAAAGTGGTGAATAGTCATAACTCACTTCATACATGACCAATGGACATCGATCACATGATGTAGCATCAAAATCAGTGTTAGTTAATGCATCAATATCGGGGTACTGTTTCATTGATATAACAAAGTTTTCTGGCTGTACCATCATATTCCACAGCTCATTATCACGAGTAAATACATCTTGTAATCGCTCATCATACGTAGAGCCGTATTGCCCTTCATAAACTTTAGTTAAACGAGAGGACTCTGAAAGCGCAGTCTCAGTTAAGTTAACAATAAAAACAAAACGACACAGCTCAAAAATCCCCATAATCGCTAAAATCAATAGGGGAAATCCAAGCGCAAATTCAATCGCGACGACACCTTGTTGGTCACTCTTATTTTTTCTCTGCCGTTGTCGTTGACGTACAGTTTTTAAACTCAATATTTTCATACAGCTTCACCTGACATCACATCTTTTAATGCTCGATCATTGGCAACAGCTTCTTGTTGTTTTGGCTGTATAACTGTTTTTTCTAACTGAATAACATACTGATGATTTTTTAATTGCTTTGCTTGCTGTTTAGCGAACACTTTTACACCGTGTAGCGTAGCTTCTTGACCTAACGCTAAGCGATACCATTTTTTCCCATTCACCATTGCTGGTCGTATCGCAACCTTAAGTCCTTTTTTGGCAAACA contains:
- a CDS encoding HAD-IA family hydrolase, giving the protein MQPLIGNIKSPLAKKCVIFDCNGTLNNSEFLCNQSLINVFNRHFNCNLTIEECMEQYNGGNVVDVIFELMHFTGVSAPLEYVEALYRQEREIQFQQHLKPTKGIISLLTRLKEQGIEMCVIAKCDSKNMLENLTLLGLSSFFKNSLFSGDDFNSYKPEPDIIHYAALNMGYSLDECIFIDDSLLGVQTGVNAQVTTVHFHSNPAFKKFDNPEVIEIEEIEHLSQLLI
- a CDS encoding TadE/TadG family type IV pilus assembly protein, whose product is MSDKKLVQESRHFPVMKRNLSQSFGTKQKGVAAIITALLMLPMMGAVHLSLESTRLIQKQNRMADAAESATLAVSMANREEIDSRSEDYSHHLARLYIEQYIDNMEELKNLDVTRTEGKEQIEDDDAYFVKYQVDATAHFESWMGDKTAESSGSDVANSAMAKTYQLPSDLDLVFITDFSGSMDYRWSGSERTKLSVLKEQVNIISTNLLSSHSDEKGYAHRIGVVPYNMRTQDKVNNVDYCVTQLKYLPEKVGDNYYDYDDLNWYEWSGYSEDKLNDCADNKDHCPDISGQNDQRTRREAKAIEDIIYRSSDTNSRYPDMYEQIDFAKTVNQWNDINPVNSKNIQIEKNYNGIFNSGMCKTNFNTLPLERKIPDIDDMDANGGTAVYQGVIRGAQILLAGKPQNNNDGMYEDQLEAYHERSQMLLILSDGQEDPLKRTFQELVDKGLCDKIREEFQDHKNPLYIGVLGIDFNAEGQTSFKDCADDVIDVENSEDLIYKIEEQIRKGSATNGISRLYDQTLG
- the modA gene encoding molybdate ABC transporter substrate-binding protein; the encoded protein is MSLIGKLKVVGVALISLTLSHQIFAQERVTVFAASSMTDAVNKVVEQYKAISSDDVIVSYAGSSSLARQVSQGAPADIFISANDRWMDYVIDQKAVDANSRKVLVKNSLAVISGIHHSVSPFKLSESEQWLAGLNGSRLVVADPNYVPAGIYAKQSLQSEGVWQTLSTRLASANNVRAALALVERGESPLGIVYTTDALISKKVNIVATFPESSHSAIEYPMALVSHSPSKAATNFYRFLLSKQAKATYKTFGFKVVQ
- a CDS encoding restriction endonuclease subunit S; amino-acid sequence: MQNDLEQLIQDAGDEPEIPLPSLEEQKKIAAELKALEEQGKLTPEILEQYFAHFYATKQQNQQ
- a CDS encoding TadE/TadG family type IV pilus assembly protein, which codes for MKILSLKTVRQRQRQRKNKSDQQGVVAIEFALGFPLLILAIMGIFELCRFVFIVNLTETALSESSRLTKVYEGQYGSTYDERLQDVFTRDNELWNMMVQPENFVISMKQYPDIDALTNTDFDATSCDRCPLVMYEVSYDYSPLYISTGFTDSKIVRKVLSVQEHEGWSDEDES
- a CDS encoding LysR family transcriptional regulator, whose amino-acid sequence is MKIQIDAIDAFISVADNGSFSLAAKKLKRSQSNVSQTIQNLEIDLGFTLFLRQGRSIKLTANGNLLLKKARLLQNQAVQFKEQVQVLAENKKPILSIGVDPIAFGDELLSVFLDFENLFSSIELNVVCRESQELEQLLSDGTLDIIISFNDQFETLDCQSYTLELSKYVWIAAKELTPHIEQARSIFDLSYFRLLLNPQQRQHILSNLMNVMPVWQLEDNKLIVELCSKSKGIACIHSSLVDSLIDHQKVDIIDSNLLPTVTELLTLRLSNREDISYLTDWFVARLQNESILNKSSLPLSSSLLTSH
- a CDS encoding DUF3581 family protein, whose protein sequence is MFISEYVNEKDGQWSITRPQASHFAKAIANDFNPIHDEDATRFCVPGDLLFGLTLSQIGVSQSMTFRFAAVVNDTTELSPHHLDDENFQFIDQQEKAYLKVERQGECSTDQGMVAHLIKNYVRFSGENFPHILMPLMKDKGMMINPSRPLVMYEDMSIHFTTLDFSEPTIELAETRLDIEGKRGNVTLGFVFKSEGEVIGTGCKHMILGGLRPFVQEDIDVLVNAYNGRKEHYQIHKTVC
- a CDS encoding OmpA family protein; translated protein: MKSKSLALMLILANYSNIALANSTDINEKIDQLCATNNMVIEQVSYVDEVYATALHRNGKLQIVEQVTDPNYLNSLQKTSISLGDDCFEFLKEEKVIEVVNTGPIARVYFNFDQATLTSASKQILAEVAQRIKDKNGTVILEGHTDSIGSEKYNLELGLDRATKTADNLNQNGIAVDKLAIQTQGEATPVESNETEVGREKNRRVEITIE
- the tadF gene encoding tight adherence pilus pseudopilin TadF translates to MKMRAKQKGAFAVELAFIMGILTTVILFVSDLSTQVLTKTQVERVSYSLASTLKERARFYEGRQVVSQEDFEQLNEIAAEMLNLQAPVKRDGYGLYVEALIPLGEGEESSQHFAQNFDSESQCRGNKNIESLSGLMPERDDGLQFPIYQVTVCLKVDGYFSDHTSYRHLQASSVVPGR